Proteins found in one Mycobacterium branderi genomic segment:
- a CDS encoding YgaP family membrane protein, which produces MNTDQGQATLETAAFGMPRPQGWPLERVVGLMAGTVVLASLALGRRHSARWRILTALVGANLLLNAAAGWCPMSVVLHRVGVPTAAERAADTDR; this is translated from the coding sequence ATGAATACCGACCAAGGCCAAGCCACACTCGAGACTGCAGCGTTCGGCATGCCCCGACCGCAAGGCTGGCCGCTTGAGCGCGTCGTAGGGCTGATGGCCGGAACGGTGGTGCTGGCGAGCCTGGCCCTGGGCCGCCGGCACAGCGCCCGCTGGCGCATCTTGACCGCTCTGGTGGGAGCGAACCTGCTGCTCAACGCCGCAGCGGGCTGGTGCCCGATGAGCGTTGTGCTGCATCGGGTCGGTGTTCCCACAGCGGCCGAACGCGCCGCCGACACAGACCGGTAA
- a CDS encoding MMPL/RND family transporter, which translates to MNGPDEPRPLLMRAVHRFAVPIILAWLGLAVAVNVLVPPIEAVARTHAITMSPRDAPSMIAAKRIGAKFQEFDSDSIVMVVLESNHGLGTDAHRYYAGLVKTLEADTRHVQHVHDLWGDPITAGGAQSGDGKAAYVQIHTAGNQGSTLGNESVDAVEKIVDESSPPVGITAYVTGPAALSTDMTESADKSMFKMMGVTGMVIMIMLFVVYRRVSTVLLVLFVVFIEMGTARGVVAVLGYHNLLGFSTFVVAMLSSLAIASGTDYAIFLIGRYQEARQAGENRDAAYYAMFAGTYHVILGSGLTIAGATFCLHFARLAYFRALGIPSALGLLIVIAGALTVGPAVVAVAGRFGLLDPKRMIKVHGWRRIGTATVRWPGPIFVASLLSVVVGMLIVPSMKISYNDRFYIPHHRASNIGYAAAERHFSPARMNPDILMIDGDHDMRNPGDMIILDRIAKHIFRTPGVERIQGITRPLGSPIEHTSIPFQVSTQSIPVQENLQFMKDRMADLLTMSDDLGAMIASMQRLHQQLGQLAGTTHHMAGDMVNTQATLDDIRDHLADFDDFARPVRSYLYSEQHCFNIPACWSVRSLFEAIDGIDHFSDNMNALLSDIDNIDRVLPHMLAQFPPIIEVSRSMRATLLTLHSSFSGLVTQMSRMTETAGAMGQAFDSSKSDDYFYLPPEAFDNPDFRRGLKLFLSPDGKAARFIITHDADPATPKGIAAVKPALWAAHEAVKGTPLANAKFYLTGTAAVYNDIQSGAKYDIMIVGVAALTLIFVVMLIITRALVASVVIVGTVLLSLAAAFGLSVLVWQHIFGLELNWIAPVFGVIILLAVGSDYNLLLVSRFQEEIGAGLKTGIIRSMGETGAVVTAAGLVFAFTMMSMVASDVRSIGQAGSTIGLGLLFDTLVVRSLMTPAVAALLGRWFWWPRIIRSRPASHPRRVTRLRPASPAALASARNRQGRG; encoded by the coding sequence ATGAACGGCCCCGACGAGCCGCGCCCGTTGCTGATGCGGGCGGTTCACCGGTTCGCGGTGCCGATCATCCTGGCGTGGCTGGGCCTGGCGGTCGCGGTGAACGTTCTCGTCCCGCCGATCGAGGCAGTGGCGAGAACCCATGCGATCACGATGTCGCCGCGCGATGCGCCGTCAATGATCGCCGCGAAGCGGATCGGCGCGAAGTTCCAGGAATTCGACTCCGACAGCATCGTGATGGTCGTCCTGGAAAGCAACCACGGACTCGGCACTGACGCGCACCGCTATTACGCCGGGCTGGTGAAAACACTCGAGGCGGACACCAGGCACGTGCAGCACGTGCACGACTTGTGGGGCGACCCGATCACCGCCGGTGGCGCTCAGAGCGGCGACGGCAAGGCCGCATACGTGCAAATCCACACGGCCGGCAACCAGGGCAGCACGTTGGGAAACGAGTCCGTCGACGCGGTCGAGAAGATCGTCGACGAGTCATCGCCGCCGGTTGGAATCACGGCCTACGTCACCGGCCCGGCAGCACTGTCCACCGACATGACCGAAAGCGCCGACAAAAGCATGTTCAAGATGATGGGCGTGACCGGCATGGTCATCATGATCATGCTCTTTGTCGTCTATCGCCGCGTCAGCACCGTACTTCTGGTGCTCTTCGTGGTCTTCATCGAGATGGGCACCGCCCGCGGGGTCGTCGCAGTTCTGGGCTACCACAACCTTTTAGGATTTTCGACATTCGTCGTCGCGATGCTGTCGTCGTTGGCGATCGCATCGGGAACAGATTACGCAATATTCCTGATCGGACGTTATCAAGAGGCACGCCAGGCCGGCGAAAATCGCGACGCCGCCTATTACGCGATGTTCGCCGGAACCTATCACGTCATCTTGGGCTCCGGCCTGACGATTGCCGGAGCGACGTTTTGTCTGCATTTCGCGCGGCTGGCCTATTTCCGGGCGCTGGGCATTCCGTCCGCGCTGGGATTGCTCATCGTGATCGCCGGGGCGCTCACCGTCGGGCCGGCCGTCGTCGCCGTGGCCGGCCGGTTTGGCCTTCTCGACCCGAAACGAATGATCAAAGTACACGGATGGAGGCGCATCGGCACCGCCACCGTCCGCTGGCCCGGACCGATCTTTGTGGCATCACTGCTGAGCGTTGTTGTCGGCATGCTCATCGTGCCGAGCATGAAGATCAGCTACAACGATCGCTTCTATATCCCCCACCATCGCGCATCCAACATCGGATACGCCGCCGCAGAGCGCCATTTCAGCCCGGCGAGAATGAATCCCGACATCCTCATGATCGACGGCGATCACGATATGCGCAATCCCGGCGACATGATCATCCTGGATCGAATAGCCAAACACATCTTCCGCACACCCGGTGTCGAGAGGATACAGGGCATCACCCGGCCATTGGGCAGTCCCATCGAGCACACGTCGATCCCTTTTCAGGTCAGCACGCAATCGATTCCGGTACAAGAAAATCTGCAGTTCATGAAGGACCGGATGGCCGACCTGCTCACGATGAGCGACGACCTCGGCGCGATGATCGCGTCGATGCAGCGGTTGCATCAACAGCTGGGACAGCTGGCCGGCACCACTCATCACATGGCCGGCGACATGGTGAACACCCAAGCCACCCTGGACGACATCAGGGACCATCTGGCGGATTTCGACGATTTCGCACGTCCGGTTCGCAGCTATTTGTACTCCGAACAGCACTGCTTCAACATCCCGGCCTGCTGGTCAGTGCGATCACTGTTCGAGGCCATCGACGGCATCGACCACTTCAGCGACAACATGAACGCACTGCTGAGCGACATCGACAACATCGACCGAGTGCTGCCGCACATGCTCGCGCAGTTTCCGCCGATCATCGAGGTTTCCAGGTCAATGCGGGCCACCCTTCTGACCCTGCACAGCAGCTTTTCGGGGCTGGTGACTCAGATGTCGCGGATGACCGAGACAGCCGGCGCGATGGGCCAGGCGTTCGACTCGTCCAAGAGCGACGACTACTTCTATCTGCCCCCGGAAGCATTCGACAATCCGGACTTCCGCCGGGGGCTGAAGCTGTTCTTATCGCCGGACGGCAAGGCCGCGCGGTTCATCATCACCCACGACGCAGACCCGGCAACTCCGAAGGGCATTGCGGCCGTCAAGCCGGCACTGTGGGCCGCGCACGAGGCGGTGAAAGGCACACCGCTGGCCAACGCCAAGTTCTACCTCACCGGTACGGCCGCGGTGTACAACGACATCCAAAGCGGCGCGAAATACGACATCATGATCGTCGGAGTAGCGGCACTGACGCTGATATTCGTTGTGATGCTTATCATCACACGAGCCCTGGTCGCCTCGGTGGTGATCGTGGGCACCGTGCTGCTGTCGCTTGCGGCGGCCTTCGGGTTGTCCGTGTTGGTGTGGCAACACATTTTCGGCCTGGAGCTGAACTGGATCGCGCCGGTGTTCGGGGTGATCATCTTGTTGGCGGTCGGCTCCGACTACAACCTGCTGCTCGTCTCGCGGTTCCAGGAGGAAATCGGCGCCGGGCTGAAGACCGGCATCATCCGCTCGATGGGTGAAACGGGCGCCGTCGTCACCGCGGCGGGCCTGGTGTTCGCCTTCACCATGATGTCCATGGTCGCCAGCGATGTGCGTTCGATCGGCCAGGCCGGCAGCACGATTGGCCTGGGACTGCTCTTCGACACCCTGGTGGTGCGTTCGCTGATGACACCGGCGGTCGCCGCGCTGCTGGGACGATGGTTCTGGTGGCCGCGAATCATCCGCTCGCGCCCCGCCAGTCATCCGCGTCGGGTAACGCGACTGCGCCCAGCTTCACCCGCGGCACTAGCCTCGGCACGCAATCGTCAAGGGAGAGGGTGA